The proteins below come from a single Corylus avellana chromosome ca3, CavTom2PMs-1.0 genomic window:
- the LOC132173408 gene encoding protein FAR1-RELATED SEQUENCE 5-like yields MGIGEESKPPNPSKPSSSAQEIPTTHYFDWSSSLQAPFFASTVASTTPNPYLSRSQHLLIPPYGMPVPPYGMPVPYPGLLPPWGVYTHPNMTTTPNPLHVNIELEGKGPYGNDRVCTKKSMGTPGSACNDSASHCLSSPLANSVDSDNEGTLDAIEKNNEKQDSYGSKKRRFHHMVADGANTQSHTVGAIGEALVPPASLPLVMGSESVMPEQLMQIPNDDEPFLEVAPQIDENEVVCDLELVDKDDNDVQSNKKEAEPEGGMKFSSEKELILYYRRYAQQSGFGVTSKGGKNNPDGSHKYVTLTCARYGKKQTDAINIHKPNPTTKTGCKAKINASFRDGAWCLTTVNVNHNHSLSPSKTRFFRCYRRMDDNVKRRLELNDIAGIGVSKNFNSLVVEGGGYENLSFMERDCRNFINKARHLRLGKGGAGVLYDYFTRMREMNDGFYAVMDLDDDSRLRNVFWADARSRAAYKYFGDVVTFDTTYLTNIYKMPFAPFVGVNHHGQSILFGAGLLSSEDTTTFVWLFETWLKCMNGQAPVAIITDQDKAMKSAIAKVFPRARHRFCLWHIMKKFPEKLGSHAQYKCGLKSAIQSAIYDSQTCVEFDNSWQGVLEKYNLRDNAWLCWLYSERAHWIPAYLKDTFWAGMQTTQRSESMNAFFDNYVNSRSTLKEFVDQFDNALRRKVENEKVADFNSFNATIPCVSHFSIEKKFQELYTNAKFKEVRQEFSCLMYCNCSLIKSEGAISTYEVSDEVTVDDYTKERNFCVYFNGDECEVKCTCGLFECRGILCRHALAVLTLKKVKSLPTKYFLDRWRKDLKRAYTLIESSYNVFSCNPDAQRYDCLLKKCSELATLTSTSEDYYMDAMHCIDMLLAKYKCSRYEPSPPSHDIPCASSKSNEGIDGVVVKSTKVLSPIAVKCKGKPPFKRMVSTVEKVVTKTKKKHQSHNNANQKGRKNQACQEIQEREFNTNEAPLASITDTQYDRIIGTQETAFIKDTGFNLFE; encoded by the exons ATGGGGATAGGGGAAGAGAGCAAGCCTCCTAATCCTTCCAAACCATCTTCTTCAGCTCAG GAAATACCAACAACGCATTATTTTGATTGGTCGAGCTCCTTGCAG GCCCCATTTTTTGCCTCAACAGTTGCTTCTACAACTCCCAACCCCTATCTATCAAGAAGCCAG CATCTGTTGATCCCACCATATGGGATGCCAGTTCCACCATATGGGATGCCAGTTCCATACCCTGGTTTATTGCCTCCATGGGGAGTTTATACTCATCCTAATATGACCACG ACTCCAAACCCACTACATGTCAATATAGAGTTGGAAGGGAAGGGCCCCTATGGAAATGATCGAGTTTGCACTAAAAAATCCATGGGAACTCCTGGAAGCGCATGCAATGACAGTGCTTCACATTGTTTGTCTTCCCCTCTTGCTAATAGTGTTGATAGTGATAATGAGGGTACATTAGATGCAATTGAAAAGAATAATGAGAAACAG GATTCTTATGGAAGTAAGAAAAGAAGGTTTCACCATATGGTTGCAGATg GAGCCAATACACAAAGTCACACTGTTGGGGCCATTGGTGAAGCTTTAGTGCCTCCTGCCTCATTACCACTTGTGATGGGATCTGAATCTGTAATGCCTGAGCAATTGATGCAG ATTCCAAATGACGACGAGCCATTCCTTGAAGTTGCCCCTCAAATTG ATGAAAATGAAGTTGTCTGTGATTTAGAGTTGGTAGACAAGGATGACAATGATGTGCAATCCAATAAGAAAGAAGCAGAACCGGAGGGAGGAATGAAGTTTAGTTCTGAAAAAGAACTAATACTATATTATAGGCGGTATGCTCAGCAATCGGGGTTTGGGGTGACATCTAAAGGAGGTAAAAATAATCCAGACGGGAGTCATAAGTACGTCACCCTCACATGTGCTCGTTATGGCAAGAAGCAAACTGATGCAATTAATATTCACAAGCCTAATCCGACAACGAAAACTGGGTGTAAGGCCAAGATCAATGCATCGTTCAGGGATGGAGCATGGTGTTTGACTACTGTTAATGTGAACCACAATCATTCTTTAAGCCCTAGTAAAACAAGATTTTTTCGATGCTATAGGAGGATGGATGATAATGTGAAAAGAAGGCTCGAATTAAACGATATAGCTGGGATAGGTGTGAGTAAGAACTTTAACTCTCTTGTTGTTGAAGGTGGAGGGTATGAGAATCTGTCATTCATGGAGAGAGATTGTCGAAATTTTATTAACAAGGCAAGACATCTTCGGCTTGGCAAAGGAGGTGCTGGAGTACTTTACGACTACTTTACTAGAATGCGAGAAATGAATGATGGCTTCTACGCTGTGATGGATTTGGACGACGACTCTAGGCTAAGGAATGTGTTCTGGGCTGATGCACGAAGCAGGGCTGCATATAAGTATTTTGGGGATGTGGTTACATTTGACACGACGTATTTGACCAATATATACAAAATGCCATTTGCTCCTTTCGTGGGAGTGAATCATCATGGTCAGTCAATACTTTTCGGGGCCGGATTACTATCAAGCGAGGATACGACcacatttgtttggttgtttgaaaCATGGTTGAAATGCATGAACGGCCAAGCTCCAGTTGCAATAATAACAGATCAGGATAAGGCTATGAAAAGTGCAATTGCAAAAGTTTTTCCTAGAGCCCGACATAGATTTTGTTTATGGCACATTATGAAAAAATTCCCAGAGAAGCTAGGATCACATGCTCAATACAAGTGTGGCTTGAAGAGTGCCATACAAAGTGCAATCTACGACTCTCAAACTTGTGTTGAATTTGATAACAGTTGGCAAGGTGTACTGGAAAAGTATAATCTTCGGGATAATGCATGGTTGTGTTGGTTATATAGTGAGCGGGCTCATTGGATACCAGCGTatttaaaagatacattttGGGCCGGAATGCAAACTACACAAAGAAGTGAAAGTATGAATgcattttttgataattatgtGAACTCCAGAAGCACGCTGAAGGAATTTGTTGACCAATTTGACAATGCTTTGAGGAGAAAGGTTGAGAATGAGAAAGTAGCTGATTTCAATTCTTTTAATGCCACCATTCCCTGTGTATCTCATTTTTCTATTGAGAAGAAATTTCAAGAACTTTATACCAATGCAAAGTTCAAAGAAGTTCGTCAGGAGTTTAGTTGCTTGATGTATTGCAATTGCTCTCTTATTAAAAGTGAAGGTGCAATTTCTACCTACGAAGTATCTGATGAGGTAACAGTTGATGATTACACAAAAGAGCGGAATTTTTGTGTTTACTTTAATGGAGATGAATGTGAAGTTAAATGCACTTGTGGGTTGTTTGAATGTAGAGGAATCTTGTGTAGGCATGCCCTTGCTGTACTGACATTAAAGAAAGTGAAATCTTTGCccacaaaatattttcttgaccGATGGAGAAAGGATTTGAAGCGCGCATATACTCTTATTGAGAGTAGTTATAATGTCTTCAGTTGCAACCCTGATGCCCAAAGATATGATTGCTTGTTGAAAAAATGTAGTGAATTAGCAACGCTTACATCAACCAGTGAGGACTATTACATGGATGCCATGCATTGTATAGACATGTTGCTAGCGAAATACAAGTGCTCAAGGTATGAACCCAGTCCACCCTCCCATGATATTCCATGCGCATCTTCCAAAAGTAATGAAGGCATTGATGGTGTAGTAGTGAAAAGTACCAAGGTTCTTAGTCCTATAGCGGTTAAATGTAAAGGCAAGCCACCATTCAAAAGAATGGTGTCTACAGTTGAAAAAGTcgtgacaaaaacaaaaaagaaacatcaGAGTCACAACAATGCCAACCAGAAGGGGAGAAAAAATCAG gcTTGCCAAGAAATTCAAGAAAGGGAATTTAACACAAATGAAGCTCCATTGGCTTCAATAACTGACACTCAATATGATCGCATAATTGGAACGCAGGAAACTGCTTTTATTAAG GATACGGGTTTCAATCTATTTGAATAG
- the LOC132174271 gene encoding long chain acyl-CoA synthetase 4 codes for MSPKKFLVEVEKAKEAKDGRPSTGPVYRSLFAKGGFPEPIGGMESCWDVFRMTVERCPANPMLGRREIVNGKPGKYVWKTYKEVYDLVIKVGNAMRSCGFGEGAKCGIYGANCPEWIISMEVPFFFFDFPPHPSLYDTLGAGAIEFVINHAEVSIAFAEEKKISEVLKTFPNTTKYLKTLVSFGKVTPEQKEEVEKFGLAIYSWDEFLQLGDGKQFDLPVKKKSDVCTIMYTSGTTGDPKGVMISNDSIIDLLSGVKCLLDSVKETLEEKDVYLSYLPLAHIFDRVIEELFILCGASIGFWRGDVKLLLEDIAELKPTIFCAVPRVLDRIYTGLNQKISSGGFLKKTVFNFAYSYKLHNMRKGSKHEEASQICDKIVFSQVKQGLGGRVRLILSGAAPLSTHVEEFLRVVACAHVIQGYGLTETCAGTFVSLPNELAMLGTVGPPVPNVDVCLESVPEMGYDALSDTPRGEVCIRGKTLFSGYYKREDLTKEVMIDGWFHTGDVGEWQQDGSLKIIDRKKNIFKLSQGEYVAVENLENIYSLVTAIDSIWVYGNSFESFLVAVVNPNKQALEHWAEENRVTGDFNSLCENPRAKEYILGELAKIAKEKKLKGFEFIRAIHFDPEPFDMERDLITPTYKKKRPQLLKYYKNVIDNMYKSGNKP; via the exons aTGTCGCCGAAGAAGTTCCTAGTGGAGGTGGAGAAGGCGAAGGAGGCCAAGGACGGGAGGCCTTCGACCGGACCGGTTTACCGGAGCCTTTTCGCGAAGGGAGGGTTTCCGGAGCCGATTGGAGGAATGGAAAGTTGCTGGGATGTGTTCCG CATGACTGTGGAGAGATGTCCTGCGAATCCGATGCTTGGTCGTCGTGAAATTGTGAATGGGAAG CCTGGTAAATATGTGTGGAAAACTTATAAAGAAGTATATGACTTGGTGATTAAAGTGGGAAATGCAATGCGAAGTTGTGGTTTTGGGGAA GGAGCAAAATGTGGTATTTACGGTGCGAATTGCCCAGAGTGGATAATAAGCATGGaggtccctttttttttctttgatttcccACCCCACCCCTCTT TATATGACACTTTAG GTGCTGGTGCTATTGAATTTGTTATAAACCATGCAGAGGTTTCAATTGCTTTTgctgaagagaaaaaaatttctgag GTGTTGAAAACATTTCCCAACACAACAAAGTACCTCAAAA CACTTGTGAGCTTTGGCAAGGTTACACCTGAACAAAAGGAGGAAGTTGAGAAATTTGGATTAGCAATATATTCATGGGATGAGTTTTTGCAACTG GGTGATGGTAAACAATTTGATCTTCcagtgaaaaagaaaagtgacGTGTGTACTATAATGTATACCAGTGGAACTACTGGTGATCCCAAGGGTGTAATGATATCCAATGATAGCATTATTGATCTTTTATCTGGGGTGAAATGCCTGCTAGATAGTGTTAAAGAAACG CTTGAAGAGAAGGATGTATATCTTTCATATCTTCCTCTGGCGCACATCTTTGATCGGGTGATTGAGGAGctatttattttatgtggtGCCTCAATAGGGTTCTGGCGTGGG GATGTCAAACTATTGCTCGAGGACATTGCGGAGCTAAAACCAACTATTTTCTGTGCTGTCCCCCGTGTGTTAGATAGAATTTACACAG GTTTGAATCAGAAGATTTCCTCAGGAGGCTTTTTGAAAAAGACAGTGTTCAATTTTGCATACTCATA CAAGTTGCATAACATGCGGAAGGGGAGTAAACATGAAGAGGCATCTCAAATTTGTGATAAAATTGTCTTTAGTCAG GTGAAGCAAGGGTTGGGGGGTAGGGTTCGCCTTATTCTGTCTGGAGCAGCACCTCTTTCCACTCATGTAGAAGAATTCCTGCGAGTGGTGGCATGTGCTCATGTTATACAAGGATATG GTCTGACCGAAACTTGTGCGGGGACATTCGTCTCACTACCAAATGAACTGGCAATGCTTGGTACAGTAGGCCCTCCGGTGCCCAATGTGGATGTCTGCCTAGAATCTGTTCCTGAAATGGGATATGATGCCCTTTCAGACACACCCCGGGGAGAAGTATGTATAAGAGGAAAGACATTGTTTTCAGGGTACTACAAACGTGAAGACCTCACCAAAGAGGTCATGATTGATGGGTGGTTCCATACAG GGGATGTCGGTGAGTGGCAGCAAGATGGAAGCTTGAAAATCATTGACCGAAAGAAGAATATATTCAAGCTTTCTCAAGGAGAATATGTTGCTGTTGAAAACTTGGAGAACATTTATTCTCTTGTAACTGCTATAGATTCG ATATGGGTGTATGGAAACAGCTTTGAGTCCTTCCTTGTCGCTGTTGTGAACCCCAACAAGCAAGCACTTGAGCATTGGGCTGAAGAAAACAGAGTCACTGGGGATTTCAATTCTCTGTGTGAAAATCCTAGGGCAAAGGAGTACATTCTTGGGGAGCTCGCAAAGATTgctaaagaaaaaaag TTGAAAGGTTTTGAGTTTATTAGAGCTATTCACTTTGATCCCGAGCCGTTTGACATGGAACGCGACCTTATCACTCCAACCTATAAGAAGAAGAGGCCCCAGTTGCTTAAATATTATAAG AATGTCATTGACAACATGTACAAGAGCGGAAACAAGCCCTGA
- the LOC132176132 gene encoding protein TIC 62, chloroplastic-like, producing the protein MERPTDAYKETHNIALSQEDTLFGGQVSNLQKQLQLMQVAELMAVMAKNCSLSYCKVVEVIAETSAPLTPMEELLAKIPSQRADIYSRKDPGAAAGPDLAPSKTVKSKEASPTIEKEPSSAKAMAR; encoded by the exons ATGGAACGGCCCACTGATGCTTACAAGGAAACCCATAATATTGCCCTCTCACAGGAAGATACTTTATTTGGTGGCCAGGTGTCAAACCTTCAG AAGCAACTTCAATTGATGCAGGTAGCAGAGCTCATGGCAGTCATGGCCAAAAACTGCAGCCTTTCATACTGTAAAGTAGTGGAGGTAATTGCAGAGACATCTGCACCATTGACTCCGATGGAGGAACTTCTTGCAAAGATACCATCTCAACGTGCTGACATTTACTCTCGAAAG GATCCAGGTGCTGCAGCTGGGCCTGATTTAGCACCATCTAAGACTGTCAAATCCAAGGAAGCAAGCCCTACCATTGAGAAGGAGCCTTCCAGTGCAAAAGCGATGGCGAGG